The following coding sequences are from one uncultured Desulfobacter sp. window:
- a CDS encoding ferredoxin family protein, whose product MAYKHIIDVERCKGCGLCVHFCPKDVLEISDKVNAKGHFPVFQARPEDCIYCAICCNMCPDVAINIVEEQNA is encoded by the coding sequence ATGGCCTATAAACACATTATTGATGTCGAAAGATGCAAAGGGTGCGGTCTTTGTGTGCATTTCTGTCCGAAAGACGTGCTTGAGATCTCCGATAAGGTTAATGCAAAAGGGCATTTCCCGGTCTTCCAGGCCAGACCGGAGGACTGCATTTATTGCGCCATCTGCTGCAACATGTGTCCGGATGTGGCAATTAATATAGTTGAAGAACAGAATGCTTAA
- the hypD gene encoding hydrogenase formation protein HypD: MSLTYNQEFKDPEISKALVARIREKSTRPLRLMEVCGTHTMAIFRYGIRSVLPDTITLLSGPGCPVCVTAQKDIDAYVILARRPDVILTTFGDLMKVPGSGASLAAEKAKGADVRMVYSIFDALAIAKENPDAEVVFCAVGFETTIPTIAGAVLTAKAQGLKNFSIYTANKLTPPALAALMETDGVEIDGFILPGHVSVITGLGAFAQTFEKYRIPAVVTGFEPVDILKAVLKLVEQNESNTPQLVNAYPRAVADTGNPKAREIMNQVFEKADARWRGIGNIPNSGMVLKKSFDEFDAAQKFNMSVPDTPEPAGCDCGRILMGLKRPDQCRLYKKACTPMHPVGPCMVSSEGACAAFYKYS; the protein is encoded by the coding sequence ATGAGTTTGACATATAATCAGGAATTTAAAGACCCTGAAATTTCAAAGGCCCTGGTGGCCCGGATTCGTGAAAAAAGCACCCGACCGTTGCGGTTGATGGAGGTGTGCGGCACCCATACCATGGCCATTTTCCGTTACGGTATCCGGTCGGTGCTGCCCGATACCATTACCCTCTTGTCAGGACCGGGGTGCCCGGTGTGCGTCACTGCCCAGAAGGACATTGACGCCTATGTGATACTGGCGCGCAGACCCGATGTGATTTTGACCACCTTTGGCGATTTGATGAAGGTGCCGGGGTCCGGTGCCAGCCTTGCTGCGGAAAAGGCCAAAGGGGCTGATGTCCGCATGGTCTATTCCATTTTCGATGCCCTGGCCATTGCCAAGGAAAACCCGGACGCAGAGGTGGTGTTTTGCGCTGTGGGTTTTGAGACCACCATCCCCACCATTGCCGGTGCGGTGTTGACGGCCAAAGCCCAAGGACTGAAAAATTTCAGTATTTACACGGCAAATAAACTGACCCCGCCGGCGTTGGCCGCCCTCATGGAAACCGACGGCGTGGAGATCGACGGATTTATTCTGCCCGGTCACGTCTCGGTCATTACAGGACTTGGCGCCTTTGCCCAGACCTTTGAAAAATACCGGATACCGGCGGTGGTTACCGGATTTGAGCCCGTGGACATTCTCAAGGCGGTGCTCAAACTGGTCGAACAGAATGAATCAAACACGCCCCAACTGGTTAACGCCTATCCCCGGGCCGTGGCAGATACCGGGAACCCCAAAGCCCGGGAAATCATGAATCAGGTCTTTGAAAAAGCCGATGCCCGCTGGCGGGGGATTGGCAATATTCCCAATTCCGGCATGGTGCTCAAAAAATCGTTTGATGAATTTGATGCGGCCCAAAAATTTAACATGTCGGTACCGGACACCCCTGAGCCTGCCGGATGCGACTGCGGCCGGATTTTAATGGGATTAAAACGCCCGGACCAGTGCCGACTGTATAAAAAAGCCTGCACACCCATGCATCCGGTGGGCCCCTGCATGGTTTCCAGCGAAGGGGCCTGTGCCGCCTTTTACAAATACAGCTGA
- a CDS encoding radical SAM protein, producing MAYINKQMLTAVVADEHGNIFELDGYAAAGMSGEEFYILTKSGTCPMPHGSELMMLPDRAPIVFNLVSDQFEILETNPYQPEQRIYPVGVFNSPGYVNQHFCAYDDAGIQTPLPLFSYGAVGFGKNDFRSAALQVDDEPRQDLRLMPIDQVQKGVEKYRKKYPANRLMRHLEKCALEYGCPAGKNFFLGRYEAPLPTSVVCNARCLGCISLQTENNLCACQDRIAFIPDPEEIAGVALEHILKVEKAVVSFGQGCEGEPLTSADAIEQAIVLIREKTGHGTINLNTNASLPDRVERLCSAGLDSMRVSMNSVRKECYTAYFRPKSYCFEDVVDSIKRARAKGRFVAINYLNCPGFTDCRQEKKALMDFIHDTDINMIQWRNLNFDPRNYIRIMEHAAPGGDPTGMANLIKALSQAFPRLIHGYFNPPR from the coding sequence ATGGCATATATAAATAAACAGATGCTCACGGCTGTGGTGGCTGATGAACACGGCAATATTTTTGAGTTGGACGGGTATGCTGCGGCCGGCATGTCCGGCGAAGAGTTTTACATTCTGACAAAATCCGGGACCTGTCCCATGCCCCATGGCAGTGAACTGATGATGCTGCCCGACAGGGCGCCCATTGTGTTCAACCTGGTCTCCGACCAATTTGAAATTCTTGAAACCAATCCCTACCAGCCGGAGCAGCGTATTTATCCGGTGGGGGTGTTCAACTCCCCGGGCTATGTGAATCAGCATTTTTGCGCCTACGATGACGCCGGAATTCAGACCCCCCTGCCCCTGTTTTCCTATGGTGCCGTGGGATTTGGAAAAAATGATTTCAGATCGGCCGCCCTTCAGGTGGATGACGAACCCCGGCAGGATCTACGGTTAATGCCCATTGACCAGGTGCAGAAAGGTGTTGAAAAATACAGAAAAAAATATCCGGCCAACCGGCTGATGCGTCATCTTGAAAAATGTGCCCTGGAATACGGGTGTCCTGCCGGTAAAAATTTTTTCCTGGGCCGGTATGAAGCCCCGCTGCCCACCTCTGTGGTCTGCAACGCCCGTTGCCTTGGATGCATCTCCCTTCAAACGGAAAATAATTTGTGCGCCTGCCAGGACAGAATCGCGTTTATCCCTGATCCCGAAGAGATTGCCGGTGTTGCCCTGGAACATATCCTGAAAGTTGAAAAGGCCGTGGTCAGTTTCGGCCAGGGATGCGAGGGTGAGCCGTTAACTTCGGCGGATGCCATTGAACAGGCCATTGTGTTGATCCGGGAAAAGACCGGCCATGGAACGATCAACCTGAACACCAATGCCAGTTTGCCCGACCGGGTGGAACGGTTGTGCAGCGCAGGGCTCGACAGCATGCGCGTGAGTATGAACTCGGTCCGAAAAGAGTGTTATACCGCCTACTTTAGACCCAAGTCTTATTGTTTTGAAGATGTTGTGGACAGCATCAAACGGGCCCGGGCAAAGGGCCGTTTTGTGGCAATCAATTATCTGAATTGCCCGGGCTTTACCGATTGCCGGCAGGAAAAAAAGGCGCTTATGGATTTTATCCACGACACGGACATTAACATGATTCAGTGGCGCAATTTGAATTTCGACCCCCGAAATTATATCCGCATTATGGAACATGCCGCCCCGGGTGGTGACCCCACCGGCATGGCAAACCTGATAAAGGCCTTGAGTCAGGCCTTTCCCCGTCTTATCCACGGCTATTTCAATCCACCCCGATAA
- the dksA gene encoding RNA polymerase-binding protein DksA: protein MKQEDLEFFKALLTERLNELLSHADTTVTGMTQPKENFADPTDRASHEADRSFELRIRDREHKLIKKVKKALERIENGTFGQCEACEEDISIARLKARPVTTQCIKCKTREENMEKALGI, encoded by the coding sequence ATGAAACAAGAAGATCTGGAATTTTTTAAAGCGTTGTTGACTGAACGGCTCAATGAGTTGCTTTCCCATGCCGACACAACCGTCACAGGCATGACCCAGCCCAAAGAAAACTTTGCAGACCCAACGGACCGGGCCTCCCATGAGGCGGATAGAAGCTTTGAACTGCGCATCCGGGACCGGGAACACAAATTGATCAAAAAAGTTAAGAAAGCATTGGAGCGCATTGAAAACGGCACCTTTGGCCAGTGTGAAGCGTGCGAGGAAGATATCTCCATTGCCAGGCTTAAAGCCCGGCCTGTGACCACCCAATGCATCAAGTGCAAAACCCGTGAAGAAAATATGGAGAAAGCTCTGGGAATTTAA
- the hypF gene encoding carbamoyltransferase HypF, with the protein MDLTGFTIIKSRQTQTRSALISPDVGVCPDCLKEMQDPTDRRFEYSFINCTNCGPRYTIIQDIPYDRPKTSMKSFAMCPDCRKEYEDPLNRRFHAQPNACPVCGPQVFLTDNTGNRVDGNDPAQAIALAARLLRQGKIVAVKGLGGFHLAVDAANATSVDLLRHRKKRPHKPFALMAAWNSHLFDHVHMDDSEKALLLSYHRPIVLLKKKAASQSTGAGLAPTLSPDNPCLGIMLPYTPLHYLLLDKGPDILVMTSGNRSGEPLSIDNSDALDSFSHIADYFLLHNRDIYFRADDSITKIQQKKLRFLRRSRGYAPLPVDITPPTDDKVANILGCGAGMKSTICLTRDQYAFLSPHIGDLESIQVQNFYKETIAHMQKILDIRPVCVAHDLHPGYFSTQFAKRLEAQGLPLIGVQHHHAHALSCMAENHLDGEVIALVLDGTGLGTDGHIWGGEVLTCTYAGFERQARLDYLPMPGGDAAVTSPWRMAVALLYKVYGSEIMELDIPFVRSLDKSKLSFLIQMMDRQINTPLTSSTGRLFDAVSALLMICHEISYDSQAAIALEAAADPDASTDTAYAFDITPGDDGCRIINIAPGVKQIVTDVKKDVPRGKIAARFHLALSNMMVEAVAKVGQETGLERIVLSGGVFNNDMIFSQISRLLKTKGFQVYTHSIVPCGDGGIALGQAMAAAALQQPTKAMG; encoded by the coding sequence TTGGACCTGACCGGTTTTACGATCATCAAAAGCCGTCAGACCCAAACCAGGTCAGCACTGATCTCCCCGGATGTCGGGGTGTGCCCCGATTGTCTCAAAGAGATGCAGGACCCCACCGACCGCCGGTTTGAATATTCGTTTATCAATTGTACCAATTGCGGGCCAAGATACACGATTATCCAGGATATTCCCTATGACCGTCCCAAAACATCCATGAAATCCTTTGCCATGTGTCCGGACTGCCGCAAAGAGTATGAAGATCCCTTAAACCGGCGGTTCCATGCCCAGCCCAATGCCTGCCCGGTTTGCGGCCCCCAGGTGTTTTTGACGGATAATACGGGAAACCGGGTGGACGGCAATGATCCGGCCCAGGCCATCGCCCTTGCGGCCCGTTTGCTCCGGCAGGGCAAAATCGTTGCCGTCAAGGGGCTTGGCGGGTTTCACCTGGCTGTGGATGCCGCCAATGCAACGTCGGTAGATCTGCTGCGACACCGTAAAAAACGGCCCCATAAGCCCTTTGCCCTGATGGCGGCCTGGAATTCTCACCTGTTCGACCATGTTCACATGGATGACAGTGAAAAAGCGCTGCTGTTATCCTATCATCGGCCCATCGTATTGCTGAAAAAAAAGGCGGCGTCCCAATCTACGGGTGCGGGGCTGGCCCCTACTCTGTCACCGGACAATCCCTGTCTGGGCATCATGCTGCCTTATACACCGCTGCACTATCTGCTCCTGGACAAAGGGCCCGACATTCTGGTCATGACCTCGGGGAACCGGTCCGGCGAACCGCTTTCCATTGACAATTCCGACGCCCTGGATTCCTTTTCCCATATTGCCGACTATTTTCTGCTTCACAACCGGGATATCTACTTCAGAGCAGATGATTCCATTACCAAAATTCAGCAAAAAAAATTGCGGTTTCTGCGCCGGTCCAGGGGCTACGCCCCCCTGCCCGTGGATATTACCCCGCCGACAGATGACAAAGTTGCCAACATTCTTGGCTGCGGTGCCGGTATGAAATCCACCATCTGTTTGACCCGGGATCAGTATGCTTTTTTAAGCCCACACATTGGGGATCTGGAATCCATTCAGGTCCAGAATTTTTACAAAGAGACCATTGCCCATATGCAAAAAATTCTGGATATCCGGCCGGTGTGCGTTGCCCACGACCTGCACCCGGGGTATTTCTCCACACAGTTCGCCAAGCGTCTTGAAGCCCAAGGACTCCCCCTGATAGGGGTCCAGCACCACCATGCCCATGCCCTGTCGTGTATGGCGGAAAACCACCTGGACGGCGAGGTGATTGCCCTGGTGTTGGACGGCACGGGCCTGGGCACGGACGGCCACATCTGGGGCGGAGAAGTCCTGACCTGTACCTATGCGGGTTTTGAACGTCAGGCCCGCCTGGATTACCTGCCCATGCCGGGCGGGGATGCGGCGGTGACGTCTCCCTGGCGCATGGCGGTGGCCCTGTTATACAAGGTATACGGATCAGAGATAATGGAACTGGATATCCCATTTGTCCGCTCTTTGGACAAATCCAAGCTTTCATTTTTAATTCAGATGATGGACCGGCAGATCAACACCCCTTTGACATCCAGCACCGGCCGCCTGTTTGACGCGGTATCCGCACTCTTAATGATCTGCCATGAAATTTCCTACGACAGCCAGGCTGCCATTGCCCTGGAGGCCGCGGCAGATCCTGACGCATCCACAGACACGGCTTACGCATTTGACATAACACCAGGGGATGACGGTTGCCGGATTATAAACATCGCCCCCGGGGTGAAACAGATCGTAACGGACGTCAAAAAGGACGTGCCCCGGGGCAAAATTGCAGCCCGGTTTCACCTTGCATTATCGAACATGATGGTGGAAGCCGTCGCAAAGGTCGGCCAGGAAACCGGCCTTGAACGGATAGTTCTGTCCGGCGGGGTATTTAATAATGATATGATCTTTTCCCAGATCAGTCGCCTGCTCAAAACAAAGGGCTTTCAGGTTTATACCCACAGCATTGTCCCCTGCGGGGACGGCGGCATTGCCCTGGGGCAGGCCATGGCGGCGGCCGCCTTGCAACAACCAACAAAAGCCATGGGGTGA
- the hypE gene encoding hydrogenase expression/formation protein HypE, producing the protein MTHNDTIILDHGAGGKVSHAMFSELILPLFDNTLLAKQDDGAVFDVPAGRMAFSTDSYTVDPIFFPGGNIGELAVNGTVNDVAMCGATPLYISVGLIIEEGMAVTDLKRILESMAKAAKKAGVRIITGDTKVVPRGKVDKIFINTSGIGLLAEGVNVSGQGARPGDKVIVSGTIADHGVTILSEREGLKFDSDVQSDSAPLNRMVKAVLESGSPVHVLRDPTRGGLGTTLNEIAVQSSVGIRLFEERLPVRGPVQGICELLGFDPLYLANEGKLIAIVPETDVDKVLDIIRRDEFGKDAVIVGEVTDQDPGRVVLETLIGGTRIVDMLTGEQLPRIC; encoded by the coding sequence ATGACACACAACGATACAATTATTCTGGATCACGGAGCCGGGGGCAAGGTTTCCCATGCCATGTTTTCAGAACTGATTTTGCCTTTGTTCGACAACACACTGTTGGCAAAGCAGGACGATGGAGCGGTTTTTGACGTACCCGCAGGCCGGATGGCTTTTTCAACGGATTCTTATACCGTGGATCCCATTTTTTTCCCCGGAGGAAATATCGGCGAGCTTGCCGTGAACGGTACCGTCAATGACGTGGCCATGTGCGGGGCAACACCCTTATACATATCCGTGGGGCTGATCATTGAAGAAGGCATGGCCGTTACCGATCTTAAACGCATTCTTGAATCCATGGCCAAGGCAGCCAAAAAGGCCGGAGTACGGATCATTACCGGAGATACCAAGGTGGTGCCCCGGGGAAAGGTCGACAAAATATTCATCAACACCTCCGGAATCGGCCTTCTTGCCGAAGGCGTCAATGTATCAGGTCAGGGGGCACGGCCCGGCGACAAGGTAATTGTTTCAGGTACCATTGCCGACCACGGGGTCACCATATTAAGCGAACGCGAAGGGCTGAAATTTGATTCTGATGTCCAAAGCGATTCTGCGCCCTTAAATCGCATGGTCAAAGCCGTACTTGAATCAGGCAGCCCCGTTCATGTGCTCCGTGACCCCACCCGAGGCGGGCTTGGGACGACCCTCAACGAGATTGCCGTCCAGTCATCGGTGGGCATCCGGCTTTTTGAAGAGCGCCTGCCTGTGCGCGGGCCGGTCCAGGGGATTTGCGAGCTTTTGGGGTTTGACCCCCTGTACCTGGCCAATGAAGGCAAACTTATCGCCATTGTTCCCGAAACGGATGTCGACAAGGTGCTGGATATAATTCGCCGGGATGAATTCGGCAAAGACGCTGTGATTGTCGGAGAGGTTACCGACCAGGACCCGGGCCGTGTAGTGCTTGAGACACTTATCGGCGGCACCCGGATTGTGGATATGCTGACCGGCGAACAATTGCCGCGAATCTGCTGA
- the rnc gene encoding ribonuclease III — MIDLHTHSTASDGSLTPRQLLDLARDTGVEAVALTDHDTIAGILEIKDIVPSYPVEFITGVEISCEPPPEFKSLGSIHMLGYGFSVYDCALNDALARAAEARNNRNPRIIEKLNKLGFDITLDEVKSRFGAQQMGRPHIAELLVEKGYVSDFRNAFDLYLGKNKPAYVDKFKISCKEAIRLILDAGGLPVLAHPGIIDFQHPHDLDTFVNVLVDDGLAGIEVYYAGHDSAFRKHLSDIVKNKGLVATGGTDFHGSFNKGVDLGRGRGDLNIPMSVFKTLSDRLQEVQTEPRLELLERNIDYRFKSRGFLFNALCHRSYLNENQSTCDSDNERLEFLGDAVLGLCVGHLLMKRDPLKNEGDLSRLRSTLVSEPGLAQIARSIDLGRFIMLGKGEALSGGSDKNSILSDAFEAVVAAVYLDAGFDRAQTMVNRLFDEPLEQVLASSDFIDYKSGLQEFTQEHFGKTPYYTLAREKGPDHDKTFEICLDLDTISTMGTGKTKKAAEQDAARKALAMLTQNLD, encoded by the coding sequence TTGATTGATCTTCACACACATTCCACTGCCTCGGACGGCTCTCTGACGCCCAGACAACTTCTTGATCTGGCCAGAGATACCGGTGTTGAGGCAGTTGCACTGACCGACCACGATACCATTGCCGGAATTCTGGAAATAAAAGATATTGTTCCCTCCTATCCGGTTGAATTTATCACCGGCGTTGAAATTTCCTGTGAGCCCCCGCCTGAGTTTAAATCCCTTGGCAGCATTCATATGCTTGGATATGGATTTTCCGTTTACGACTGTGCGTTGAATGATGCGCTGGCGCGTGCCGCAGAGGCCAGGAATAACCGAAATCCCCGAATCATCGAAAAACTTAATAAGCTGGGATTTGACATTACCCTTGACGAGGTGAAAAGCCGTTTTGGTGCCCAGCAGATGGGCCGGCCTCACATTGCGGAACTGCTCGTGGAAAAAGGCTACGTATCGGATTTCCGCAACGCCTTTGACCTTTACCTGGGTAAAAACAAACCCGCCTACGTTGATAAATTTAAAATATCCTGCAAAGAGGCGATTCGGTTGATTCTCGATGCCGGCGGCCTGCCGGTCTTGGCCCATCCGGGCATCATTGATTTTCAGCATCCCCATGACCTGGATACATTTGTAAACGTGCTGGTTGACGACGGGCTTGCGGGTATTGAAGTCTACTATGCAGGACACGATTCCGCCTTTAGAAAACATCTGTCTGACATTGTAAAAAATAAAGGATTGGTGGCAACGGGCGGCACGGATTTTCACGGCAGTTTTAATAAAGGCGTTGATCTTGGCCGTGGCAGAGGCGACCTGAACATTCCCATGTCCGTTTTCAAAACATTGAGCGACCGCCTCCAGGAAGTCCAGACAGAGCCTCGCCTGGAACTGCTTGAACGAAATATAGATTACCGGTTCAAGTCCCGTGGCTTTTTATTTAACGCCCTGTGTCACCGATCGTATCTGAATGAAAATCAAAGCACCTGTGATTCGGACAATGAACGCCTTGAATTTTTAGGCGATGCGGTTTTAGGGCTCTGCGTTGGGCACCTGCTCATGAAAAGAGATCCCTTGAAAAATGAGGGTGATCTTTCCCGCCTGCGTTCAACGCTTGTCAGTGAACCCGGCCTTGCGCAAATTGCCCGCAGCATTGATCTTGGGCGTTTTATCATGCTGGGTAAAGGGGAGGCTCTTTCCGGCGGCAGCGATAAAAACTCGATCCTGTCAGATGCCTTTGAGGCTGTGGTTGCAGCCGTATATCTGGATGCCGGTTTTGACCGGGCGCAAACCATGGTGAACAGACTCTTTGACGAACCTTTAGAGCAGGTTCTGGCCTCATCGGATTTTATCGATTACAAAAGCGGCCTCCAGGAGTTTACCCAGGAGCATTTTGGCAAGACACCATATTATACCCTTGCCCGGGAAAAGGGTCCGGATCATGACAAAACATTTGAGATCTGCCTGGACTTGGATACGATTTCCACCATGGGTACCGGAAAGACCAAAAAAGCAGCAGAACAGGATGCTGCCAGAAAAGCACTGGCGATGTTAACCCAGAATCTTGATTAA
- a CDS encoding radical SAM protein → MSSPLVIPFFIPHQGCPHLCIFCNQRLIASQTSRAQTLSHETARLSDVIKTYLQFNKNRSRVELAFFGGNFLGLETFRMVALLEAAQPWIQDGQIHGIRCSTRPDTITPHTLEIAQSFGLDTVELGVQSMDDCVLARAERGHTSEDTRNALALLKGNGLKTGAQLMVGLPGDDHAGAVRTAQLIAELKPDLVRLYPLLVLHGSKLAQWYRSGRYAPLSLDQAVDQTKKMVTIFKRAGVSVARIGLQATEMMEDSNQMIAGPWHPAFGHLVLSALMLDQTCEQIDAVLSLRKKQGVSNKKTTIVLQVHPKSLSRLQGDRKTNFETLTRTYPGVSFTIERVDTLGMDQVHAYIL, encoded by the coding sequence ATGTCATCTCCCCTGGTCATTCCTTTCTTTATTCCCCACCAGGGATGTCCCCATTTATGCATTTTCTGTAACCAACGCCTGATCGCAAGCCAAACGTCGCGAGCTCAGACCCTTTCACATGAAACAGCGCGGCTTTCCGACGTTATAAAGACCTATCTTCAATTTAACAAAAATCGTTCCCGGGTTGAACTGGCATTTTTTGGAGGCAATTTCCTCGGCCTGGAAACATTCCGGATGGTTGCACTGCTTGAGGCGGCACAGCCGTGGATCCAGGACGGACAAATCCATGGCATTCGCTGCTCCACACGACCGGATACCATCACACCGCACACCCTGGAGATTGCACAGTCCTTTGGTCTTGATACCGTAGAGTTAGGTGTCCAGTCCATGGATGATTGCGTTCTTGCCCGGGCCGAAAGGGGACATACCAGTGAAGACACCCGAAATGCCCTTGCATTGCTCAAGGGCAACGGTCTTAAAACCGGGGCACAGCTCATGGTTGGACTGCCTGGAGATGACCATGCCGGCGCAGTTCGTACTGCACAATTGATTGCCGAACTCAAGCCGGATCTTGTCAGGCTCTATCCGCTACTGGTACTGCATGGATCTAAACTTGCCCAATGGTACCGATCAGGACGCTATGCGCCGTTAAGTCTTGACCAGGCGGTTGATCAGACAAAAAAAATGGTCACAATTTTTAAACGCGCAGGCGTATCTGTGGCACGCATTGGCTTGCAGGCCACAGAGATGATGGAAGATTCCAACCAGATGATAGCAGGCCCTTGGCACCCGGCCTTCGGCCATCTGGTTTTATCCGCGCTCATGTTGGACCAGACCTGCGAACAGATTGATGCCGTTCTAAGCCTTCGTAAAAAACAGGGCGTCTCAAATAAAAAAACAACAATTGTACTTCAGGTCCATCCAAAATCTTTATCCCGGCTCCAGGGCGATCGCAAAACCAATTTTGAAACACTGACACGAACATACCCCGGCGTCTCATTTACCATTGAACGCGTTGACACCCTGGGTATGGACCAGGTGCATGCTTACATCTTGTAG
- a CDS encoding cobalamin biosynthesis protein CbiA, whose translation MLPDISGIIIIAGNYGSGKSETAVNLAAVSRRAGKRVKITDLDLVNPYFRSRDAQKPLADLGVEVILPDKKYMHADLPILSPAVAGMIRNPAQVTILDAGGDDAGVKVLAALADVLEKGDVKLLQVINPLRPETSDVQGCLRIKAKIEAAAKLPVAGLISNANLLDETTAQIIYDGYNLVRRVSEATGLNIEFITASTRLLPQLEAERIPCPILPIDRLLAPPWTRT comes from the coding sequence ATGTTACCCGATATCAGCGGCATCATTATAATAGCCGGCAATTACGGCAGCGGCAAAAGTGAGACGGCTGTTAATCTGGCAGCCGTCTCCCGGCGGGCAGGAAAACGTGTCAAGATAACGGATCTGGATCTGGTCAACCCCTATTTCAGAAGCCGGGACGCCCAAAAGCCCCTGGCGGATCTGGGTGTGGAAGTAATCCTGCCTGATAAAAAATACATGCATGCGGACCTGCCCATCCTCTCCCCGGCGGTGGCCGGCATGATTAGAAATCCGGCCCAGGTGACCATTTTGGATGCCGGCGGTGATGATGCCGGGGTAAAGGTGCTTGCGGCCCTGGCTGACGTGCTTGAAAAAGGTGATGTCAAACTGCTCCAGGTGATCAATCCATTGCGTCCTGAAACCAGCGATGTTCAAGGCTGTCTCAGGATAAAGGCCAAAATTGAAGCGGCCGCAAAATTGCCTGTCGCAGGCTTGATATCCAATGCCAACCTTCTTGACGAAACCACAGCGCAAATTATTTATGACGGCTACAATCTGGTGCGCCGGGTATCCGAAGCCACCGGTCTTAATATTGAATTTATAACAGCGTCCACCAGGCTTTTGCCTCAACTTGAAGCGGAACGGATCCCTTGCCCGATCCTGCCCATTGACCGGTTGCTGGCTCCCCCCTGGACACGCACTTAA
- a CDS encoding acylphosphatase: MGSSGLSAKKVNISGVVQGVGFRPFLFGLAHRHHICGHVSNTASGVALFIQGAPGDLDAFLVDIPKKKPPLSQISKSLQRIRPLWT, translated from the coding sequence ATGGGTTCTTCGGGTCTGTCGGCAAAAAAGGTTAACATATCAGGGGTGGTCCAGGGTGTTGGATTCCGCCCTTTTTTATTTGGGTTGGCCCATAGGCATCATATTTGCGGCCATGTGTCCAATACCGCCTCGGGCGTGGCGCTTTTTATCCAGGGCGCACCAGGGGATCTGGACGCGTTCCTCGTGGATATTCCTAAAAAAAAACCGCCGCTGTCACAAATTTCAAAATCGTTGCAACGGATACGCCCCCTTTGGACCTGA
- a CDS encoding HypC/HybG/HupF family hydrogenase formation chaperone — protein MCLAVPSKIIEINDALAKVEVDGVVREASLMLLEDAGIGDYVIVHAGFAISKVDEEAALQTIEDMRKILELGGGRA, from the coding sequence ATGTGTTTAGCTGTACCTTCAAAAATTATTGAAATCAACGACGCCCTGGCAAAAGTAGAAGTGGACGGGGTGGTCCGGGAAGCCAGCCTGATGCTGCTCGAGGATGCCGGTATCGGGGATTATGTTATTGTCCATGCCGGATTTGCCATTTCAAAGGTGGATGAAGAAGCTGCCTTGCAAACCATTGAAGACATGCGCAAAATACTTGAACTGGGTGGCGGCCGGGCCTGA